One window of the Shewanella cyperi genome contains the following:
- a CDS encoding phosphoribulokinase yields the protein MSAKHPIIAVTGSSGAGTTTTTTAFSHIFRQLGINAAFVEGDSFHNYTRAEMEVMIRKAKAENRNISYFGPEANNFGRLAQCFSDYGATGQGETRSYLHTFDEAVPFNQMPGTFTQWQPLPNDTDMLYYEGLHGGVVTAEHDVASQVDLLIGMVPIVNLEWIQKIVRDTSERGHSREKVMNSIVRSMDDYINHMTPQFSRTHINFQRVPTVDTSNPFSAKAIPSLDESFVVIRFRGINNVDFPYYLTMLQGSFMSRVNTLVVPGGKMSLAMELILTPLIRDLRDNRKRILEQESGKG from the coding sequence ATGTCAGCCAAACACCCCATCATAGCCGTGACCGGCTCCTCAGGTGCCGGAACCACCACCACCACCACGGCCTTCAGCCATATTTTCCGGCAGCTGGGGATCAATGCCGCCTTCGTCGAGGGGGACAGCTTTCACAACTACACCCGGGCCGAGATGGAAGTGATGATCCGCAAGGCCAAGGCCGAGAACCGCAACATCAGCTACTTCGGCCCCGAGGCCAACAACTTCGGTCGTCTGGCCCAATGTTTCAGCGACTACGGCGCCACGGGCCAGGGTGAAACCCGCAGCTACCTGCACACCTTCGATGAAGCCGTACCCTTCAACCAGATGCCGGGCACCTTCACCCAGTGGCAGCCGCTGCCCAATGACACCGACATGCTCTATTACGAAGGGCTGCACGGCGGCGTGGTGACGGCCGAGCACGATGTGGCCAGCCAGGTGGATCTGCTGATCGGCATGGTGCCCATAGTCAACCTGGAGTGGATCCAGAAAATCGTCCGCGACACCTCGGAGCGCGGCCACAGCCGTGAGAAGGTGATGAACTCCATAGTTCGCTCCATGGACGACTATATCAACCACATGACGCCGCAGTTCTCCCGCACCCATATCAACTTCCAGCGGGTGCCCACGGTCGACACCTCCAACCCCTTCAGCGCCAAGGCCATTCCGTCCCTGGACGAGAGCTTTGTGGTGATCCGTTTCCGCGGCATCAACAATGTCGACTTCCCCTACTACCTGACCATGCTGCAGGGCTCCTTCATGTCCCGGGTCAATACCCTGGTGGTGCCGGGCGGCAAGATGTCGCTGGCCATGGAGCTGATCCTGACGCCCCTGATCCGCGATCTGCGCGATAACCGCAAACGTATTTTGGAGCAAGAATCCGGCAAGGGTTGA
- a CDS encoding sodium:solute symporter family protein, whose translation MLLPLVIAYLLVTISIGLYAAKRVKNTTDFALAGRHLPLYMIVTTTFATWFGSETVLGIPAMFIEGGLREVVEDPFGAGVCLILVGLFFAGKLYRMTLLTISDYYRERFGRGIEIACSIIIMISYLGWVSAQVTALGLIFHLLSEGAVSIPLGMCIGVISILAYTLFGGMWSVAVTDFIQMIILVLGLTAIALFAGNMAGGADKVIDFAMSRELFNFWPEPNLTEMLFFFAAAITMMLGSIPQQDVFQRVMSANSVKSATRGPVIGGLAYILFAFVPMFLVASALLIMPEQTAALLAEDPQKVLPTLVLEKMPFIMQVLFFGALLSAIMSTASATLLAPSVTFTENIWRQFRPAGSDQSNLLTMRITVLLFATAVLTYAIKMQGTSIYELVSGAYQVPLVGAFVPLVCGLYWQRATTQGAVASVAMGIAFWLLFLAMPWGEIFPAQLAGLLASFSGMFAGSLLPQWIANSRTPHRPLATDSR comes from the coding sequence GTGCTGCTTCCTCTGGTTATCGCTTATCTCTTGGTCACCATATCCATTGGCCTGTACGCGGCCAAGCGGGTGAAGAACACCACTGACTTCGCCCTCGCCGGACGTCATCTGCCGCTGTACATGATAGTGACTACCACCTTTGCCACCTGGTTTGGCTCGGAAACCGTACTGGGCATCCCCGCCATGTTTATCGAAGGCGGTCTGCGGGAGGTGGTGGAGGATCCCTTCGGCGCTGGCGTCTGTCTGATCCTGGTGGGACTCTTCTTCGCCGGCAAGCTGTACCGTATGACGCTTTTGACCATCAGCGACTATTACCGTGAACGCTTCGGTCGCGGCATAGAGATAGCCTGCTCGATTATCATCATGATCAGTTATCTGGGCTGGGTATCGGCCCAGGTCACCGCACTGGGGCTGATTTTTCACCTTTTGTCCGAGGGCGCTGTCAGCATCCCATTGGGAATGTGTATTGGCGTGATTTCCATCCTGGCCTACACCCTGTTCGGTGGCATGTGGTCCGTGGCGGTCACGGATTTTATTCAGATGATCATCCTGGTGCTGGGGCTGACGGCAATAGCCCTGTTCGCCGGTAATATGGCCGGTGGTGCCGACAAGGTGATTGATTTTGCCATGAGCAGGGAGCTGTTTAATTTCTGGCCCGAACCCAACCTCACTGAGATGCTGTTCTTCTTCGCTGCCGCCATCACCATGATGCTGGGTTCTATTCCGCAGCAGGACGTGTTTCAGCGGGTCATGTCCGCCAACAGTGTCAAATCCGCCACCCGTGGCCCGGTCATAGGTGGATTGGCCTATATCCTGTTCGCCTTCGTCCCCATGTTTCTGGTGGCGAGCGCCCTGCTTATCATGCCGGAGCAAACCGCAGCCCTGCTGGCGGAAGATCCCCAGAAGGTGCTGCCCACCCTGGTACTGGAAAAGATGCCCTTTATCATGCAGGTGTTGTTTTTTGGTGCCCTGCTGTCGGCGATTATGTCAACCGCGTCGGCCACCCTGCTGGCCCCCAGCGTGACCTTTACCGAGAACATCTGGCGCCAGTTCCGTCCTGCCGGCAGCGACCAGTCCAATCTGCTAACAATGCGGATAACAGTGCTGCTGTTCGCCACTGCCGTGCTGACCTATGCGATTAAAATGCAGGGGACATCGATTTATGAGTTGGTGTCCGGCGCTTATCAGGTGCCGCTGGTGGGCGCCTTCGTGCCTCTGGTGTGTGGTCTCTACTGGCAGCGGGCGACAACCCAGGGGGCGGTGGCGTCGGTAGCAATGGGGATAGCTTTCTGGCTGCTGTTTCTTGCCATGCCCTGGGGCGAAATATTCCCGGCGCAGCTGGCGGGCCTGTTGGCCTCATTCTCAGGCATGTTTGCCGGCTCCCTGTTGCCCCAGTGGATAGCCAATTCACGTACACCGCACAGGCCGCTGGCAACCGACTCCCGCTGA
- a CDS encoding tetratricopeptide repeat protein, with protein MKYWQWTLAAACLALDSLGSAAAFSLPRPEAELAALKVAHIELRAQEGDKDAEYLLGLMYLSGRHVGRDLTQGLDWINKAAEAEHLKAQQTLADLHFEGQLVQRNLQLAEHWYLHMGERGERWANFRLGFIYAAGGDGIKRNCGKAVEHFSLAGDQVSLGNVAWILATCPEAEYRDGNKALTLAQQLLATNADDPSILDNLAAAYAELGQFQRAVDVQQQAIQALLRSSETAKVDEFNKRLESYRQNRPFREVIPLL; from the coding sequence GTGAAGTATTGGCAATGGACGCTGGCCGCAGCCTGTCTGGCGCTGGACAGCCTGGGATCGGCGGCGGCGTTTTCTCTTCCCCGTCCCGAAGCCGAGCTGGCTGCCCTCAAGGTGGCCCATATCGAATTGCGGGCCCAGGAAGGGGACAAGGATGCCGAGTATCTCCTCGGACTCATGTATCTGTCCGGTCGCCACGTGGGCCGGGACCTGACACAGGGGCTGGACTGGATCAACAAGGCCGCCGAAGCCGAACATCTGAAGGCGCAACAGACCCTGGCTGACCTGCATTTTGAAGGTCAGCTGGTGCAGCGCAACCTGCAACTGGCCGAACACTGGTATCTGCATATGGGTGAGCGCGGCGAGCGCTGGGCCAATTTCCGTCTGGGCTTTATCTATGCCGCCGGTGGTGATGGCATCAAGCGCAACTGCGGTAAAGCGGTGGAGCATTTCAGCCTGGCGGGCGATCAGGTGTCCCTGGGCAATGTGGCCTGGATCCTCGCCACCTGTCCCGAGGCCGAGTACCGGGATGGCAATAAGGCCCTGACCCTGGCCCAGCAGTTGCTGGCAACCAATGCCGATGATCCTTCCATTCTCGACAATCTGGCGGCGGCCTATGCTGAGCTGGGGCAATTCCAGCGGGCGGTGGACGTACAGCAACAGGCGATTCAGGCGCTGTTGCGCTCCAGTGAAACCGCCAAGGTAGACGAATTCAACAAGCGTCTGGAATCTTATCGCCAGAATCGCCCCTTCCGGGAAGTGATCCCCCTGCTTTAA
- the crp gene encoding cAMP-activated global transcriptional regulator CRP, producing MALIGKPKPDPTLEWFLSHCHIHKYPAKSTLIHAGEGSDTLYYIVKGSVAVLIKDEEGKEMILSYLNQGDFIGELGLFEEQAERTAWVRAKQACEIAEISYKKFKQLIQVNPEILMKLASQMALRLQSTSQKVGNLAFLDVAGRIAQTLLHLAKQPDAMTHPDGMQIKITRQEIGQIVGCSRETVGRILKMLEEQNLIQAHGKTIVVYGTR from the coding sequence ATGGCACTGATTGGCAAACCCAAACCCGATCCGACACTGGAATGGTTTCTGTCCCACTGTCACATTCACAAGTATCCGGCCAAGAGCACCCTTATCCATGCCGGTGAAGGTTCGGACACCCTGTATTACATAGTTAAGGGTTCGGTGGCCGTGCTGATCAAAGACGAAGAAGGTAAGGAAATGATCCTTTCTTATCTGAACCAGGGTGATTTCATCGGTGAACTGGGTCTGTTTGAAGAACAGGCCGAGCGTACCGCCTGGGTTCGTGCCAAGCAAGCCTGTGAAATTGCGGAAATTTCATATAAGAAATTCAAGCAGTTGATCCAGGTAAACCCTGAAATACTGATGAAACTGGCATCCCAGATGGCACTGCGTCTGCAAAGCACCAGTCAAAAGGTCGGCAACCTGGCCTTCCTGGACGTTGCCGGTCGTATCGCCCAAACCCTGCTGCACCTGGCCAAACAGCCCGATGCCATGACCCACCCCGACGGTATGCAAATCAAGATCACCCGTCAGGAAATAGGCCAGATAGTCGGCTGCTCCCGCGAAACCGTGGGCCGCATTCTCAAGATGCTGGAAGAGCAGAACCTGATCCAGGCACACGGTAAAACCATAGTGGTATACGGTACCCGCTAA
- a CDS encoding PepSY domain-containing protein — protein sequence MFRPLLLCCGLLVSLTAAANPIELHHYQAKQLVAAGQILSLETTLAGLRELCPGELLDARLYSENDRWRYDLQFALQHGQIIRLSLDASTGHPQTDIPQECDLDETATR from the coding sequence ATGTTCAGGCCCTTACTGCTCTGTTGCGGCCTCCTGGTTTCCCTGACCGCCGCAGCCAATCCCATTGAACTGCATCACTATCAGGCCAAGCAATTGGTAGCCGCAGGCCAAATCCTCTCCCTGGAAACCACCTTGGCCGGACTCAGGGAATTGTGTCCCGGTGAGTTGCTTGATGCCAGGCTGTACAGCGAGAACGACCGTTGGCGCTACGATTTGCAGTTTGCGCTGCAACATGGTCAGATAATCAGGCTTAGCCTGGATGCGAGCACGGGCCACCCCCAAACCGACATACCCCAAGAGTGCGATTTAGATGAAACTGCTACTCGTTGA
- a CDS encoding response regulator transcription factor has translation MKLLLVEDNTELVLELQKQLKQAGYVTDTSANASEADYLVREAQYDCVILDIGLPDGNGLELLSRWRAEGLMMPVIMLTARSQWHEKVEGFNAGADDYLGKPFHTQELLARIQALIQRAQGRPTGQQKSLSFGGVTLDESQQTVVVEGREYELTAMEFRLLRLFLLSPKKLLSKAQISDKLYQFDDEKESNVVEVYVTHLRKKLGKSAIETRRGQGYIFHGINL, from the coding sequence ATGAAACTGCTACTCGTTGAAGACAATACCGAGCTGGTGCTGGAGCTGCAAAAACAGCTCAAACAAGCCGGCTATGTTACCGATACCTCAGCCAATGCCAGCGAGGCCGACTATCTGGTCCGTGAAGCCCAATATGACTGCGTGATTCTCGATATTGGCCTGCCGGACGGCAATGGTCTTGAGCTGCTGAGCCGCTGGCGCGCAGAAGGCCTGATGATGCCGGTGATCATGCTGACCGCCCGCAGCCAATGGCATGAAAAAGTGGAAGGCTTCAACGCCGGTGCCGATGATTACCTGGGTAAACCCTTCCATACCCAGGAATTGTTGGCCCGTATTCAGGCGCTGATCCAGCGCGCCCAGGGCCGTCCCACCGGCCAACAGAAATCCCTGAGTTTCGGCGGCGTTACCCTGGACGAATCCCAGCAAACTGTGGTCGTCGAAGGCAGGGAATACGAGTTGACCGCCATGGAATTCCGCCTGTTGCGGCTGTTTCTGTTGTCACCGAAAAAACTGCTGTCCAAGGCGCAGATCTCCGACAAGCTGTACCAGTTTGACGATGAGAAAGAGAGCAACGTGGTGGAAGTCTATGTCACCCATCTGCGCAAAAAGCTCGGTAAGAGCGCCATCGAAACCCGCCGCGGCCAGGGCTATATCTTCCACGGCATCAACCTATGA
- a CDS encoding sensor histidine kinase gives MISIRAKLSLWLTALVIVATLVALALFESVLRQAFHDSIINRLEEDLEHIVLATEIHDGAIHIDESQLSGFYRPAFSGRYYQLNLSDQVIRSRSLWDQQLDTQPLSAGQTRVWQAKGPKNHDMQLLSLGLASSDGSVSATLTVAQDLSIGRKVFSEINGTKLMVNLGMLLAMLAGIFIVLRQSFKPLRQIKQALSQLKNGEIRALELDSIPAELHPLAATYNELLEYTGKQISRSRNNLGNLSHGLKTPLAVMQQQVETLALSQPELAQTMAQQLDAMHRLIARKLASARITGDMLPAAQLQVPKDLESLSATLERVHQGRQIPIHLELARGIARLPLHREDGMELIGNLLDNACKWARAEVILRLYPLNDRLWLSIEDDGPGVDEQRLHELTERGKRLDEAVSGHGLGLSIVKEICEQYDLGLSFECGERLGGLKVTLSLPPQ, from the coding sequence ATGATTTCAATCCGTGCCAAGCTGAGCCTGTGGCTGACGGCACTGGTGATAGTGGCCACCCTGGTGGCCCTGGCACTGTTTGAATCCGTGCTGCGTCAGGCCTTTCATGATTCCATCATCAATCGCCTGGAGGAAGATCTCGAGCACATAGTGCTGGCTACCGAAATTCACGATGGTGCCATCCACATAGATGAAAGCCAACTGTCAGGTTTCTATCGGCCGGCCTTTTCTGGCCGCTATTACCAGCTTAACCTCAGCGACCAGGTAATCCGCTCCCGCTCCCTGTGGGACCAACAACTGGACACCCAGCCCCTGAGTGCCGGCCAGACCCGGGTTTGGCAGGCCAAGGGACCAAAGAATCACGATATGCAACTGCTGTCGCTGGGGCTTGCCTCCAGCGATGGCAGCGTCAGTGCCACCCTGACCGTGGCCCAGGATCTCAGTATTGGCCGCAAGGTGTTCAGTGAAATCAACGGCACCAAGTTAATGGTCAACCTCGGCATGCTGCTTGCTATGCTGGCGGGGATCTTTATTGTGCTGCGCCAGTCCTTCAAGCCGTTAAGGCAGATTAAACAGGCCCTGTCGCAACTCAAAAACGGCGAGATCCGCGCCCTGGAGCTGGACAGTATTCCCGCCGAACTGCACCCGCTGGCCGCCACCTATAACGAGCTGCTGGAATACACGGGCAAACAGATTTCCCGCAGCCGCAATAACCTTGGCAACCTGAGTCACGGGCTGAAAACGCCCCTGGCGGTAATGCAGCAGCAGGTGGAAACCCTGGCCCTGAGTCAGCCTGAACTGGCCCAGACCATGGCCCAGCAGCTCGATGCCATGCACAGGCTGATTGCCCGAAAGCTCGCCAGCGCCAGGATCACCGGTGACATGCTGCCGGCGGCCCAGTTGCAGGTACCAAAGGATCTCGAAAGCCTCAGTGCCACCCTGGAGCGGGTGCATCAGGGACGGCAAATACCCATTCACCTGGAACTGGCCCGCGGTATCGCCAGGTTGCCGCTGCACCGGGAAGATGGCATGGAGCTGATAGGCAACCTGCTGGACAATGCCTGTAAATGGGCGCGCGCCGAAGTCATTCTCAGGCTCTATCCCCTCAATGACAGGCTGTGGCTCAGTATAGAGGATGATGGCCCCGGGGTAGATGAGCAGCGGCTGCATGAGCTGACCGAGCGCGGCAAACGCCTTGATGAGGCCGTCAGTGGCCATGGCCTGGGCTTGTCGATAGTGAAGGAAATCTGTGAGCAGTATGACTTGGGATTGAGTTTCGAGTGCGGTGAGCGCCTCGGCGGCCTCAAGGTCACCCTCAGCCTGCCGCCCCAGTAA
- a CDS encoding DUF1338 domain-containing protein codes for MHTDVNALFAALWQDYIEMTPSAARVHALLGKGQAIINDHIALRTFNIAKVNLSVLAAHFEALGYQACGDYVFEAKKLKAKHFEHPDSTQPKVFISELLVEEFSPELQSTIQGLIAQVDEAATRAENFLYSGRHWELDYGTYQSLLAESEYAAWVAAFGYRANHFTVSINHLPGFSSILEVNDTLKQGDFVLNSVGGEVKGSAEVLLEQSSTMADKIPVAFKDTSVEIPSCFYEFALRYPKANGELYTGFVAASADKIFESTNVN; via the coding sequence ATGCACACCGATGTAAACGCGCTGTTTGCCGCCCTGTGGCAGGATTATATTGAAATGACCCCGTCTGCGGCCCGCGTCCACGCGCTGCTGGGCAAGGGACAGGCCATCATCAATGACCACATTGCCCTGCGTACCTTCAATATTGCCAAGGTCAACCTGAGCGTGCTGGCGGCCCACTTCGAAGCCCTGGGTTATCAGGCCTGCGGTGATTATGTGTTTGAGGCCAAGAAACTCAAGGCCAAGCACTTCGAGCATCCGGACTCAACCCAGCCCAAGGTGTTTATCTCCGAGCTGCTGGTGGAGGAATTCAGCCCCGAGCTGCAGTCCACCATTCAGGGTCTTATTGCCCAGGTTGACGAGGCGGCCACCCGCGCCGAAAACTTCCTCTATTCCGGCCGTCACTGGGAGCTGGATTACGGCACCTACCAAAGCCTGCTGGCCGAGAGTGAGTATGCGGCCTGGGTGGCGGCCTTTGGGTACCGCGCCAACCACTTTACCGTGTCCATCAACCATCTGCCTGGCTTCAGCAGCATTCTTGAGGTAAACGACACCCTCAAGCAGGGTGACTTTGTGCTCAACAGCGTGGGCGGCGAGGTGAAGGGCTCTGCCGAGGTGCTGTTGGAGCAGTCATCCACCATGGCAGACAAGATCCCGGTGGCCTTCAAGGACACCAGCGTCGAGATCCCAAGCTGCTTCTACGAGTTTGCCCTGCGCTATCCCAAGGCCAATGGCGAGCTGTACACCGGCTTTGTGGCTGCCTCGGCGGACAAGATTTTCGAGAGCACCAACGTTAACTAA
- the astD gene encoding succinylglutamate-semialdehyde dehydrogenase, whose protein sequence is MTQFIQGQWLAGEGKDMQSINPANGEVIWTGKSATPAQVDAAVMAARNAQFDWFMLGFEGRQAIVEAYRAQLEANKAELAETIAQETGKPVWETLTEAAAMIGKIGLSISAYHKRTGTEVNDTAAGRAVLRHKPHGVVAVFGPYNFPGHLPNGHIVPALLAGNTVVFKPSELTPKVAELMLRLWEKAGLPKGVLNLVQGEVETGKALASHPQLDGLFFTGSSRTGHLLHQQYAGHPGKILALEMGGNNPLIIKGVSDTRAAVHDIIQSAYISSGQRCTCARRLYVEKGAAGDALLKQLTEAVKKIQVGPWNAEPQPFMGSMISEAAAKGMVAAQRNLQNLGGVSLVELKHLKEGTGLVSPGLIDVTEVIELPDEEYFGPLLQVVRYSDFDEAIRLANDTRYGLSAGLLADSRDDFDYFMARIRAGIVNWNKQITGASGAAPFGGVGASGNHRASAFYAADYCAYPVASMEAEAVSMPATLSPGLSI, encoded by the coding sequence ATGACGCAATTTATTCAAGGCCAGTGGCTTGCTGGCGAAGGCAAGGACATGCAGTCCATCAATCCGGCCAATGGCGAAGTCATCTGGACCGGCAAGTCTGCCACACCGGCCCAGGTTGATGCTGCCGTGATGGCGGCCCGCAACGCCCAGTTTGACTGGTTTATGCTGGGTTTCGAGGGGCGTCAGGCCATAGTTGAGGCCTATCGTGCCCAGCTGGAGGCCAACAAGGCCGAGCTGGCCGAGACCATAGCCCAGGAAACCGGCAAGCCGGTATGGGAAACCCTGACCGAAGCCGCAGCCATGATTGGCAAGATTGGCCTGTCCATCAGCGCCTATCACAAGCGTACCGGCACCGAAGTCAATGACACCGCAGCCGGCCGCGCCGTGCTGCGCCATAAGCCCCATGGGGTGGTGGCCGTGTTCGGCCCCTATAACTTCCCCGGCCATCTGCCAAACGGTCACATAGTACCGGCCCTGCTGGCGGGTAATACAGTAGTGTTCAAACCTTCCGAACTGACCCCCAAGGTGGCCGAGCTGATGCTGCGCCTGTGGGAAAAGGCCGGTCTGCCCAAGGGCGTGTTGAATCTGGTGCAGGGTGAGGTGGAAACCGGCAAGGCGCTGGCCTCCCATCCGCAGCTCGACGGTCTGTTCTTCACCGGCAGTTCACGCACAGGTCACCTGTTGCACCAGCAATATGCCGGTCATCCGGGCAAGATCCTGGCCCTGGAGATGGGCGGTAACAACCCGCTGATCATCAAGGGCGTGAGTGATACCCGCGCCGCGGTACACGACATCATCCAGTCCGCCTACATCTCTTCCGGCCAGCGTTGTACCTGTGCCCGTCGTCTGTATGTGGAAAAAGGTGCCGCCGGTGATGCGCTGCTCAAGCAGCTGACCGAGGCAGTGAAAAAGATCCAGGTCGGTCCCTGGAATGCCGAGCCCCAACCCTTTATGGGCTCCATGATTTCCGAAGCTGCGGCCAAGGGCATGGTCGCGGCCCAGCGCAACCTGCAAAACCTCGGTGGCGTGTCCCTGGTGGAACTCAAGCATCTCAAGGAAGGCACGGGTCTGGTGTCTCCCGGTCTTATCGATGTGACCGAAGTGATCGAGCTGCCGGACGAAGAATACTTCGGCCCGCTGCTGCAGGTGGTGCGTTACAGCGACTTCGATGAAGCCATACGCCTCGCCAACGATACCCGCTACGGCCTGTCAGCCGGTTTGCTGGCCGACAGTCGCGATGACTTTGACTACTTCATGGCGCGCATCCGTGCCGGCATAGTCAACTGGAACAAGCAGATCACAGGTGCTTCCGGTGCCGCCCCCTTCGGTGGCGTGGGTGCTTCCGGTAACCACAGGGCCAGCGCCTTCTATGCCGCTGACTACTGTGCCTATCCGGTGGCCTCCATGGAAGCCGAGGCGGTCAGCATGCCCGCTACCCTGAGTCCGGGACTGAGCATATAA
- the astA gene encoding arginine N-succinyltransferase, with product MLIIRPIRSSDFDALYQIAVESGHGFTSLPVNNELLQKKIARSEASFLKEVERPFDEGYLMVLEDTDTGDVVGTCALEAAVGMEDAFYHYRLGTEVYHSEQIHVRNEVETLTLCHDYTGAAELCTLFLRASYRRDNNGRMLSRSRFLFLAQHAARFGETVIAEMRGVSDESGHSPFYGWLQKHFLGIDFVEADYLSGLGQKAFMAEMMPRNPVYVCLLPEEAQKVIGEVHTNTRPAISLLQAEGFRCRGYVDIFDGGPTVECNLADIRSVRESRLLTVTIGEMPASDSCYILSNTKLADYRASSADLLVNDNDDKVILSPELAAGLLVSEGEQVRVLAM from the coding sequence ATGTTAATCATACGTCCTATCCGATCCAGCGATTTTGACGCGCTTTACCAGATCGCCGTGGAATCCGGCCATGGATTTACCTCTTTGCCGGTCAACAACGAGTTGCTGCAGAAGAAGATTGCCCGTTCCGAGGCGTCCTTCCTCAAGGAAGTGGAACGCCCCTTCGATGAAGGCTATCTGATGGTGCTGGAAGACACGGACACCGGCGATGTGGTGGGCACCTGCGCCCTGGAAGCCGCCGTCGGCATGGAAGATGCCTTCTACCACTACCGTTTGGGTACCGAGGTCTATCACTCGGAGCAGATCCATGTGCGCAACGAGGTGGAAACCCTGACCCTGTGCCATGACTACACCGGCGCCGCCGAACTGTGCACCCTGTTCCTGCGTGCTTCCTACCGCCGTGACAATAACGGCCGTATGTTGTCCCGCAGCCGTTTCCTGTTCCTGGCCCAGCATGCCGCCCGCTTCGGTGAAACCGTTATCGCCGAAATGCGCGGTGTCAGCGATGAGAGCGGCCATTCGCCCTTCTATGGCTGGCTGCAGAAGCACTTCCTCGGCATTGATTTTGTCGAGGCCGATTATCTGTCCGGTCTGGGGCAGAAGGCCTTTATGGCTGAGATGATGCCCAGAAACCCCGTCTATGTCTGTCTGTTACCGGAAGAGGCCCAGAAGGTCATAGGCGAGGTGCACACCAACACCCGTCCAGCCATCAGTCTGTTGCAGGCCGAAGGTTTCCGTTGTCGCGGTTACGTGGACATTTTCGATGGTGGCCCCACAGTGGAATGCAACCTGGCCGATATCCGCTCCGTGCGTGAGAGCCGCTTGCTGACCGTGACCATAGGCGAGATGCCCGCTTCAGACAGCTGTTATATTTTGTCCAATACCAAGTTGGCCGATTACCGGGCCAGCAGTGCCGATCTGCTGGTAAACGATAACGACGACAAGGTGATCCTGAGCCCCGAGCTTGCCGCCGGCCTGTTGGTCAGTGAAGGTGAGCAGGTGCGTGTACTGGCAATGTAG
- a CDS encoding aspartate aminotransferase family protein, protein MSDKMNLTRAQFDEVMVPNYAPAAIIPVRGEGSRVWDQQGNEYIDFAGGIAVNCLGHCHPALVEALKTQGEKLWHLSNVMTNEPALELATRLVNATFAERVYFANSGAEANEAALKLARRYALDNYGEDKTEIIAFDKAFHGRTFFTVSVGGQAAYSDGFGPKPQAITHLPYNDVAALEAAVSDKTCAIMLEPLQGEGGIINATPEFLKAVRALADKHNALVIFDEVQTGVGRTGELYAYMGTDVVPDILTTAKALGGGFPIAAMLTTAKIAAHLKVGTHGSTYGGNPLACAIGNAVMKVVNTPEVLDGVKHREQLLRDGLNRINDKYHVFSEIRGAGLLLGAVLNEKYQGRSRDFLNASVAEGLLSLMAGANVVRFAPSLVIPEADIAEGLERFERAVAKVAAA, encoded by the coding sequence ATGAGTGACAAGATGAATCTGACACGTGCCCAATTTGATGAAGTTATGGTGCCTAACTATGCGCCTGCGGCGATAATTCCTGTCCGTGGCGAAGGCAGCCGTGTCTGGGATCAGCAAGGCAACGAGTATATCGATTTTGCCGGTGGTATCGCGGTTAACTGTCTTGGTCATTGCCATCCTGCCCTGGTGGAAGCACTCAAGACCCAGGGTGAGAAACTCTGGCACCTGTCCAACGTGATGACCAACGAGCCTGCGCTGGAGCTGGCCACCCGTCTTGTTAACGCGACCTTTGCCGAGCGTGTGTATTTTGCCAACTCAGGCGCCGAGGCCAACGAAGCCGCCCTCAAGCTGGCCCGTCGTTATGCCCTGGACAACTATGGCGAAGACAAGACCGAGATCATCGCCTTTGACAAGGCTTTCCACGGTCGTACCTTCTTCACCGTCAGCGTGGGTGGCCAGGCTGCCTACTCAGATGGCTTCGGTCCCAAGCCTCAAGCCATCACCCACCTGCCATACAATGACGTGGCTGCCCTCGAAGCCGCCGTGTCCGACAAAACCTGCGCCATCATGCTTGAGCCGCTGCAGGGCGAGGGCGGTATCATCAATGCCACTCCCGAGTTTCTCAAGGCGGTTCGCGCCCTGGCTGACAAGCACAATGCCCTGGTGATCTTCGATGAAGTTCAGACCGGCGTGGGCCGTACCGGTGAACTGTACGCCTACATGGGCACAGACGTGGTACCGGATATCCTGACCACGGCCAAGGCCCTGGGTGGTGGTTTCCCCATCGCCGCCATGCTGACCACGGCCAAGATTGCTGCCCACCTCAAGGTCGGTACCCATGGTTCCACCTACGGTGGTAACCCGCTGGCCTGTGCCATCGGCAATGCTGTGATGAAAGTGGTTAACACTCCCGAGGTGCTCGATGGCGTCAAGCATCGTGAGCAGCTGCTGCGCGATGGCCTAAACCGCATCAACGACAAGTACCATGTGTTCTCCGAAATCCGTGGTGCCGGTCTGCTGCTGGGTGCCGTGCTGAACGAAAAGTACCAGGGCCGCAGCCGTGACTTCCTCAATGCGTCGGTAGCCGAAGGTTTGTTAAGCCTGATGGCCGGTGCCAACGTGGTGCGTTTTGCCCCTTCTCTGGTGATCCCTGAGGCCGACATTGCCGAAGGTCTGGAGCGCTTCGAGCGCGCCGTGGCCAAGGTGGCCGCCGCCTGA